A DNA window from Maribellus comscasis contains the following coding sequences:
- a CDS encoding endonuclease/exonuclease/phosphatase family protein: MKKTLRYILTGLNILAVVCLLVSYLSIYIPPDKWWIPSFFGLAYPFILTANIFFIVLWLLIKPRNMLVSLVAIFIGWGFVSRYIQLKGKTIEKGDIKVLSYNVQYFNGEGGSQKKTANKIVDFLKEQDADIICLQEARLRKNSIFNLPNTVAKLGTINHYQFARSSTTYGSVTMTRFPIINMGEIRFENTTNMSIYTDVLIGEDTVRIFNVHLQSYQIDPNRYTVIDSPDFTEEENIREMREIGLKFKTAFQLRAAQVREIRKHIDASPYHVLVCGDFNDTPASFSYQKLRGKLKDAFVVSGKGIGRTYVGKLPSFRIDNIFYSTGFQSFNFKTYDFRLSDHLPVSCELIKN; this comes from the coding sequence GTGAAGAAGACACTCAGGTATATATTAACAGGGCTAAATATTTTAGCTGTAGTTTGTTTGTTGGTATCGTATTTATCTATCTATATTCCACCCGATAAGTGGTGGATTCCGTCATTTTTTGGTTTAGCCTATCCTTTTATTCTTACAGCAAATATTTTCTTTATTGTTCTTTGGTTGTTGATAAAGCCCAGAAACATGCTTGTTTCATTGGTCGCCATTTTCATTGGCTGGGGCTTTGTTTCCCGCTATATTCAACTAAAAGGGAAAACCATTGAAAAAGGAGATATTAAAGTTTTGTCTTACAATGTGCAATACTTCAATGGTGAAGGGGGCAGCCAGAAAAAAACGGCAAATAAAATTGTGGATTTTTTGAAAGAACAAGACGCCGATATCATTTGCCTGCAGGAAGCCCGTTTGCGAAAAAACAGCATATTTAATTTGCCAAATACGGTAGCAAAACTGGGAACGATAAATCATTACCAGTTTGCACGGTCGAGCACAACTTACGGTTCGGTTACCATGACCCGCTTCCCGATAATAAACATGGGTGAAATCCGGTTTGAAAATACAACGAATATGAGTATTTACACTGATGTTTTGATTGGTGAAGATACGGTCAGAATTTTTAATGTTCATTTGCAGTCGTACCAAATCGATCCAAACCGATATACTGTAATCGATTCTCCTGATTTTACAGAAGAAGAAAATATACGCGAAATGCGTGAAATCGGCTTAAAGTTTAAAACAGCATTTCAGTTGCGGGCAGCTCAGGTTCGCGAAATACGAAAACACATTGATGCATCTCCTTATCATGTATTGGTTTGCGGTGATTTTAACGATACACCGGCTTCGTTTTCATACCAAAAATTACGGGGAAAACTAAAAGATGCATTTGTTGTTTCAGGAAAAGGAATTGGCAGGACATATGTGGGAAAACTACCTTCTTTTCGAATTGATAATATTTTTTACAGCACTGGATTTCAGTCGTTTAATTTTAAGACTTATGATTTCAGACTTTCAGATCACTTGCCGGTTTCATGTGAACTGATTAAAAATTAG
- the cls gene encoding cardiolipin synthase: MIEWSEFWRIFSLVFLLTAIPVAIMIVWEKRSPFKTAAWILVLILLPIFGVVFYLIFGQEYRKRKLFSRSGIKSLGKIRRLSTKQLREFEQTHLHLDKKIREKEKIIRLLLNNSSALLTTGNKLKILNGGEQTFDAIFEAIQSASHHIHLEYYILADDKIGRRLKNLLIAKSRQGVEVRIIIDDVGSWGLGNKNIEEFRKNGVEIYPFMEVHFPRLTSQVNFRNHRKIVIVDGKIGFTGGINVADRYIEGIKKIGPWRDTHLQLEGDAVACLQVVFAADWYFVINENINGRKYFPAFSEAPGTAVQISASGPDSDWENIGQAFFAAITNARKRVYIVTPYLMPPPNIVSALKMTSLSNVDVRIIIPKKSDAIIPRWCSFSYVEELMEAGIRIFFYEAGFIHSKYIIVDDVFSSVGTTNLDFRSLETNFEVNAFIYDEEFTAELEKTFTVDLKNSYEITLEEWQQRPWHKKFRESLAHIFSPML, translated from the coding sequence ATGATTGAGTGGAGTGAATTTTGGCGAATCTTTTCACTGGTTTTTCTTCTCACTGCGATTCCGGTTGCTATAATGATTGTTTGGGAAAAACGCTCGCCGTTTAAAACTGCAGCCTGGATTTTGGTTCTCATTTTGCTTCCCATCTTTGGTGTAGTTTTTTACCTGATTTTTGGGCAGGAGTACCGCAAACGAAAACTGTTTTCGCGGTCGGGAATAAAAAGCCTTGGGAAAATCAGGAGACTTTCAACGAAACAATTGCGCGAATTTGAACAGACCCATCTGCACCTCGATAAAAAAATCCGGGAGAAAGAAAAAATTATTCGCCTGCTTCTGAATAATTCAAGCGCACTGCTGACAACCGGAAACAAATTAAAAATATTAAATGGCGGAGAACAGACCTTTGATGCCATTTTTGAAGCGATACAAAGCGCCAGTCATCATATTCATTTGGAGTACTATATTCTTGCCGATGATAAAATCGGGCGGCGGCTGAAAAATTTACTGATTGCAAAAAGCAGACAGGGGGTAGAGGTTCGTATAATAATCGACGATGTTGGAAGCTGGGGGCTGGGAAATAAAAACATTGAAGAATTTAGAAAAAACGGAGTGGAAATTTATCCGTTTATGGAAGTTCATTTTCCGCGTCTCACCTCGCAGGTCAACTTCAGAAACCACCGGAAAATTGTTATAGTTGACGGGAAAATTGGTTTTACAGGGGGAATAAATGTGGCCGATCGATACATCGAGGGAATTAAAAAAATTGGTCCCTGGCGCGACACACACTTGCAACTGGAAGGTGACGCTGTGGCCTGTTTACAGGTTGTTTTTGCTGCCGACTGGTATTTTGTAATCAATGAAAATATAAACGGGCGAAAATATTTTCCTGCTTTTTCCGAAGCTCCCGGAACTGCTGTACAGATTTCGGCCAGTGGCCCCGACTCTGATTGGGAAAACATCGGCCAGGCATTTTTTGCGGCCATTACCAATGCCCGGAAGCGGGTTTATATTGTTACTCCTTATTTGATGCCACCACCCAATATTGTTTCCGCACTAAAGATGACTTCATTAAGTAATGTCGATGTTCGGATTATCATCCCTAAAAAATCGGATGCGATAATTCCACGCTGGTGTTCATTTTCTTATGTAGAAGAATTAATGGAGGCAGGAATCCGGATATTTTTTTACGAGGCCGGATTTATCCATAGCAAATACATTATTGTTGATGATGTTTTTTCAAGCGTGGGAACCACCAACCTCGATTTCCGAAGCCTGGAAACCAATTTTGAGGTAAATGCTTTTATTTACGATGAGGAGTTTACAGCAGAACTTGAAAAAACCTTTACTGTTGATTTAAAAAACAGCTATGAAATAACATTGGAAGAGTGGCAACAGCGCCCGTGGCATAAAAAATTCCGCGAATCGCTGGCACACATTTTTAGCCCGATGTTATAA
- a CDS encoding type II toxin-antitoxin system VapB family antitoxin, with protein sequence MYKRTNIEIDLDLVREVMDAYNLKSIKEAVNFSLGKTVESKKRARLLSLKGKVKWEGSLDEMRQT encoded by the coding sequence ATGTACAAAAGAACAAACATAGAAATTGATTTGGATTTGGTCAGGGAAGTGATGGATGCTTATAATTTAAAAAGCATTAAGGAAGCTGTGAATTTTTCGTTGGGAAAAACTGTGGAATCAAAAAAAAGAGCTCGACTTCTTAGCTTAAAAGGAAAAGTAAAGTGGGAAGGCAGTCTTGATGAAATGCGTCAAACATGA
- a CDS encoding TlpA disulfide reductase family protein produces the protein MKIFRFLVIIVLVALVFNACKKSNEFVVSGKITHAEDRTIYLEELLVSGTKPVDSMKIGSNGEFKFKGETSLPTYYLLKFDVGKHITLLIDSAEQINVEADFANFSYEYNVEGSSGSKLVKDLATHLNRTIEKLDSLRSLNDMYVGNPDYENLKAQWDEEYSQVVQEQVDYSTKFVMDNPFSMASVLALYQTFDNRQSFVINDLQTMRVAASALNSIYPNSGHVKALYANTLQILKNEENRKMQRFIQENGQNSPEIILPDPNGKEIALSSLQGKLVLLHFWAAEDRASRVLNPALVEAYQKYKNKGFEIYQVSLDNNRIEWVDAIDQDNLGWINVGDMKGCAQAVQTYNIQTVPYNYLLDKDGVVIAQNLKGPGLDRALSKILN, from the coding sequence ATGAAGATTTTCAGATTTTTAGTAATTATTGTTTTAGTAGCATTGGTTTTTAACGCTTGTAAAAAGAGCAATGAATTTGTTGTTAGCGGGAAGATTACACATGCTGAAGATAGAACAATTTACCTGGAAGAACTGCTGGTATCTGGTACAAAACCGGTGGATTCGATGAAAATTGGAAGCAACGGGGAATTTAAGTTCAAAGGAGAAACCAGTTTACCAACTTACTATTTATTAAAATTTGATGTGGGAAAACACATTACTCTTTTGATTGATTCCGCTGAACAGATTAATGTTGAAGCAGATTTTGCCAATTTCTCATACGAATATAATGTTGAGGGATCTTCCGGTTCAAAGTTAGTTAAAGATTTAGCTACGCATTTAAACCGCACGATTGAAAAACTTGATTCATTGCGCTCGTTAAACGATATGTATGTTGGAAACCCGGATTATGAAAACCTTAAGGCACAGTGGGATGAAGAATATAGTCAGGTTGTTCAGGAACAAGTTGATTATTCAACGAAGTTTGTAATGGATAACCCATTTTCAATGGCCAGTGTTTTGGCTTTATATCAAACATTTGACAACAGGCAGAGTTTTGTAATCAACGATTTACAAACCATGCGTGTGGCAGCCTCCGCCTTAAATTCTATTTATCCAAACTCGGGGCATGTAAAAGCGCTTTATGCCAATACGCTGCAAATTCTTAAAAATGAGGAAAACCGGAAAATGCAGCGTTTTATCCAGGAAAACGGACAAAACAGCCCTGAAATCATTTTGCCGGATCCGAATGGAAAAGAAATTGCACTTTCTTCGCTTCAGGGGAAACTTGTATTGTTGCATTTCTGGGCGGCTGAAGATCGGGCTTCACGTGTCTTAAATCCCGCCCTGGTTGAGGCATACCAGAAATATAAAAATAAAGGATTCGAAATTTACCAGGTAAGTCTGGATAACAACCGGATTGAATGGGTGGATGCCATCGATCAGGATAATTTGGGCTGGATAAACGTAGGAGATATGAAAGGATGTGCACAAGCTGTGCAAACCTATAACATTCAAACTGTTCCTTACAATTATTTACTCGATAAAGATGGGGTTGTAATCGCACAAAATTTAAAAGGTCCGGGCTTGGACAGGGCACTTTCAAAAATTTTAAATTAA
- a CDS encoding 3-oxoacyl-ACP synthase III family protein, translating into MTKEIYTRIIGTGSYLPPRIIKNSHFLNNKFYDLSSKKLLEKPNEEIIQKFKEITNIEERRYVAEDQVTSDVAALAIKDACKSAEINEESLDFIIVAHNFGDILEGNIRTDVLPALANKVKMKLHIKNPSCMAHDVVSGCPGWTQGMIIADAYIKSGFMKRGVVVGADVLSRISDPHDRDSMIYADGAGATIVEAVESEEPTGILSHSSRSDSVSYANLLTLGPSSNPDFEGNELFIKMAGHKLYIYAINNVPGVVRESIENAGLDLSDIKKVFIHQANEKMDEAILNGVFKLYREKHIPEGIMPMSIRKLGNSSTATVPTVIDLVLKGKMEGQEINPGDHCIICSVGAGMNINSIVYKW; encoded by the coding sequence ATGACAAAAGAAATTTATACCAGAATTATTGGCACAGGAAGTTATCTTCCTCCCAGAATAATAAAAAACAGTCATTTTTTAAATAACAAATTTTACGATCTTTCATCAAAGAAATTACTTGAAAAACCGAATGAAGAAATCATTCAAAAATTTAAAGAAATTACCAATATTGAAGAAAGACGTTATGTTGCGGAAGACCAAGTGACTTCAGATGTTGCAGCTTTGGCTATAAAGGATGCCTGCAAATCGGCTGAGATAAATGAGGAAAGTCTTGATTTTATAATTGTAGCACATAATTTTGGCGATATTCTTGAAGGAAATATCAGAACTGATGTTTTGCCGGCTCTGGCAAACAAAGTGAAGATGAAACTTCACATTAAAAATCCTTCGTGTATGGCGCACGACGTCGTTTCAGGTTGCCCGGGCTGGACGCAGGGAATGATAATTGCAGATGCATACATTAAAAGTGGTTTTATGAAGCGTGGAGTTGTTGTGGGCGCTGATGTGCTTTCTCGTATTTCTGATCCTCACGACCGCGATTCAATGATTTATGCAGACGGTGCCGGTGCAACCATTGTTGAGGCGGTAGAAAGTGAAGAACCAACAGGTATTTTATCTCATTCAAGTCGTTCTGATTCGGTGAGTTATGCAAACCTGCTCACGCTAGGTCCCTCAAGCAATCCTGACTTTGAAGGAAATGAATTGTTTATAAAAATGGCCGGGCATAAGTTATACATTTACGCCATCAACAATGTCCCGGGAGTAGTTCGGGAAAGTATCGAAAATGCCGGACTGGATTTAAGTGATATCAAAAAAGTATTTATCCATCAAGCCAATGAAAAAATGGATGAAGCGATTTTGAATGGCGTTTTCAAACTGTATCGTGAAAAGCATATACCTGAGGGAATTATGCCGATGAGCATCCGTAAACTGGGGAACTCTTCAACGGCTACAGTGCCAACAGTAATTGATTTGGTTTTAAAAGGAAAAATGGAAGGACAGGAAATAAACCCGGGCGATCACTGTATTATTTGTTCTGTTGGAGCCGGAATGAATATAAATTCCATTGTTTATAAGTGGTAA
- a CDS encoding UDP-2,3-diacylglucosamine diphosphatase — protein MPGKKKIYFVSDVHLGAPALKNNREREMIFVRWLDEIKEDVSELYLLGDIFDFWYEYSKVVPRGFTRVLGRIADLTDRGIPVHFFTGNHDVWVFDYLPEETGVILHRNEFIAQINGKKFYLAHGDGLDATDRGYYILKKIFTNKTLQWLFSRIHPNFALLLAHKWSKSSRLAKMGLEEEFKVKNDEMYKFAERFLQKESTDYFIFGHRHQLVNVKMDSNTRFILLGDWINNYSYGVFDGETFELKKYKELA, from the coding sequence TTGCCGGGAAAAAAGAAAATATATTTTGTGTCCGATGTCCATTTGGGTGCGCCGGCTCTGAAAAATAACCGGGAACGCGAAATGATCTTTGTCCGGTGGCTTGATGAAATCAAGGAGGATGTTTCAGAGCTTTACCTCCTTGGCGATATTTTTGACTTCTGGTATGAATACAGTAAGGTTGTTCCTCGCGGTTTTACAAGAGTTCTGGGACGGATAGCTGATTTGACAGATCGGGGAATCCCGGTACATTTTTTTACCGGAAACCACGATGTTTGGGTTTTTGATTATCTGCCCGAAGAAACGGGGGTAATTTTACACAGAAACGAATTTATAGCACAAATCAACGGAAAGAAATTTTATCTCGCACATGGAGATGGGCTAGACGCCACAGACAGAGGTTATTATATTCTGAAGAAAATATTTACAAATAAAACCCTGCAGTGGTTATTTTCCAGGATACATCCCAATTTTGCTCTTTTACTTGCACATAAATGGTCGAAATCGAGCAGGCTTGCAAAAATGGGTTTGGAAGAAGAATTTAAGGTTAAGAATGACGAAATGTATAAATTCGCGGAAAGATTTTTACAGAAGGAGTCCACAGATTATTTTATCTTTGGACATCGTCATCAACTGGTGAATGTAAAAATGGACAGCAACACCCGGTTTATATTATTGGGCGATTGGATTAATAATTATTCCTACGGGGTTTTTGATGGCGAAACTTTTGAATTAAAGAAATACAAGGAACTTGCTTAA
- the ribD gene encoding bifunctional diaminohydroxyphosphoribosylaminopyrimidine deaminase/5-amino-6-(5-phosphoribosylamino)uracil reductase RibD encodes MNVNKKYMLRALELAQLGIGEVSPNPMVGCVIVCEGKIIGEGFHQKYGDAHAEVNAIQAVKDEKLLPKSTLYVTLEPCAHFGLTPPCSDLIVRKRIPRVIIGTVDPFAEVAGKGIEKLKKAGVEVEVGVLEKECRDINKRFFTFHEKKRPFVILKWAQTQDGFIDIERNVENYGEPTWITGNLALRLVHKIRAEEGAILVGRKTAEKDNPSLTVRHWYGKNPLRAVVDNELKLPKTLNIFDQSEKTVVFNILQDKEDNNLTYTKLNDTQNLIQEILYQLYKKNILSVIVEGGHRLLQSFIIENLWDEAHIFTGNKFFSKGVKAPQIDGKLMAAEQLDNDWLYILKNRIKT; translated from the coding sequence ATGAATGTGAACAAAAAATACATGCTCCGCGCCTTGGAGCTTGCCCAACTGGGAATCGGTGAAGTATCGCCAAATCCAATGGTGGGTTGTGTAATTGTTTGTGAGGGAAAAATCATTGGCGAAGGTTTTCATCAGAAATACGGTGATGCCCATGCAGAGGTAAATGCTATCCAAGCAGTAAAAGATGAGAAACTACTCCCCAAAAGCACACTTTATGTTACCCTTGAACCTTGTGCACATTTTGGATTAACGCCTCCTTGTTCCGATTTAATTGTCAGAAAGCGAATCCCCAGAGTGATTATTGGTACTGTTGATCCGTTTGCTGAAGTGGCCGGAAAGGGGATAGAAAAATTAAAAAAAGCCGGTGTTGAAGTGGAAGTTGGTGTTTTGGAAAAAGAATGCCGTGATATCAATAAACGTTTTTTTACATTTCACGAAAAGAAAAGACCTTTTGTAATTTTAAAATGGGCACAAACACAGGATGGTTTTATCGATATTGAGCGCAATGTTGAAAATTATGGCGAACCAACCTGGATTACCGGCAATCTGGCGCTTCGGCTCGTACATAAAATACGGGCTGAGGAAGGCGCTATTTTGGTTGGGAGAAAAACCGCTGAGAAAGATAATCCTTCCTTAACAGTGCGGCACTGGTATGGAAAAAATCCGTTGCGTGCTGTCGTTGACAACGAACTGAAACTTCCCAAAACACTAAATATTTTTGACCAATCAGAAAAGACAGTTGTATTTAATATTCTACAAGACAAAGAAGACAACAACCTGACTTACACAAAATTGAACGACACCCAGAACCTGATACAGGAAATTCTTTATCAACTGTACAAAAAGAATATTTTGTCGGTTATTGTGGAAGGCGGGCACCGGTTGCTACAAAGTTTTATTATCGAAAACTTATGGGACGAAGCTCATATTTTCACCGGGAACAAGTTTTTTTCAAAAGGTGTAAAAGCACCGCAAATTGATGGAAAACTGATGGCCGCAGAGCAGTTGGACAACGACTGGTTGTATATTTTAAAAAACAGGATTAAAACCTGA
- a CDS encoding DUF6146 family protein → MKKIYFVIGILAFIVACSSQKKIAHVPQVEKAEMAEDSLEYELETFDTKFETWYQLHDNPSQYRSQQYYESWNRQYVSAWNINAMTPGKGSFFESIVGYDPHEDYGFELNHELFYYFQYVENVLRIRIIPNGPNVVRF, encoded by the coding sequence ATGAAAAAGATATATTTTGTAATAGGAATTTTAGCTTTTATTGTGGCTTGCTCATCACAAAAAAAGATTGCACATGTGCCACAGGTTGAAAAAGCAGAGATGGCAGAAGACAGTTTGGAATACGAGCTGGAAACCTTTGATACCAAATTTGAAACCTGGTACCAGTTACATGATAATCCTTCACAATACCGATCGCAACAATATTACGAATCGTGGAACAGACAATATGTTTCTGCCTGGAATATAAATGCCATGACGCCCGGCAAAGGCTCATTCTTTGAATCGATTGTAGGATACGATCCGCATGAAGATTATGGTTTTGAGCTCAACCACGAACTGTTTTATTATTTTCAATATGTTGAAAATGTACTCAGAATCAGAATAATCCCCAATGGTCCGAATGTTGTCAGGTTTTAA
- the prmC gene encoding peptide chain release factor N(5)-glutamine methyltransferase — translation MQSLIQYIEKELKGLYPAEEIRSFIRLIFEQVCELNYTQLLLSRDRILSQEKKEKMEEIVKRLKTFEPIQYILGETEFYGLQLKVNTAVLIPRPETEELVQWILQTNQLKSPVILDVGTGSGCIALALKKELPAAVLTAIDISETALENAKENAKTNRLDIQLLNGDILNWEGQRWEQYDVIVSNPPYVRTMEKETMQANVLDYEPELALFVSDSDPLVFYRRIGEFSWENLRKDGFLFFEINENLGMEMAELLSAQGFRNVEIKKDIRGKERMLCCQR, via the coding sequence ATGCAGTCGCTTATTCAATATATCGAAAAAGAATTAAAGGGTTTGTACCCGGCGGAGGAAATCAGAAGTTTTATCCGTCTGATTTTTGAGCAGGTTTGTGAATTGAATTACACTCAATTGCTGCTTAGTCGCGATAGAATTCTCAGCCAGGAAAAAAAAGAGAAGATGGAAGAAATTGTAAAACGATTAAAGACTTTTGAACCGATTCAATATATTTTGGGCGAAACGGAATTTTACGGACTTCAGTTAAAAGTAAATACCGCTGTTTTGATTCCCCGCCCGGAAACAGAAGAGTTGGTGCAATGGATTTTGCAAACAAATCAGCTAAAGTCGCCGGTTATTCTGGATGTAGGAACCGGAAGCGGATGTATTGCACTGGCTTTGAAAAAGGAACTGCCCGCAGCAGTTCTTACAGCAATTGATATTTCTGAAACAGCATTGGAAAACGCAAAGGAGAATGCAAAAACAAACCGGCTTGATATCCAACTTTTGAATGGTGATATTTTAAACTGGGAAGGGCAAAGGTGGGAACAGTATGATGTTATTGTCAGCAACCCGCCTTATGTCAGAACAATGGAAAAAGAGACAATGCAAGCCAATGTTTTGGATTACGAACCTGAACTGGCACTTTTTGTATCCGATTCTGATCCGCTTGTTTTTTACAGAAGAATAGGAGAGTTTTCCTGGGAAAACTTAAGAAAAGATGGTTTTCTTTTTTTTGAGATTAATGAAAATTTGGGGATGGAAATGGCTGAATTGTTATCCGCACAGGGATTCAGAAATGTTGAGATAAAAAAAGATATTCGCGGGAAAGAGCGAATGCTTTGTTGTCAGAGGTAA
- a CDS encoding bifunctional riboflavin kinase/FAD synthetase: MKTYEELSKFNAKNPVVTIGTFDGVHLGHRIVIDRLKAYAKKYGGETVIFTFYPHPRLVTKPDETNLRLLTTLEEKKQLFASLGIDHLIVYPFTKEFSELTYTEFVKHILVDKIKTHCLVVGYDHKFGKDRQGGFEYLKECALKYNFEIEKLEPLLLNDIHISSTKIREALQEGDVKTANKYLGYEFTLHGTVVEGKRLGRQIGFPTANIESSDIHKLIPGYGVYAVKIFLEGIEHSGMLNIGTRPTFNQNADNRSIEVNIFDFEKDIYKKEATLTFVDKIREEKKFPGVEALVEQLKKDKITALKILSAKS, from the coding sequence GTGAAAACATACGAGGAGCTATCAAAATTTAATGCTAAAAACCCGGTGGTTACCATCGGAACATTCGATGGTGTACACCTTGGTCACCGTATTGTAATTGATCGATTAAAAGCCTATGCTAAAAAGTATGGTGGCGAAACAGTAATCTTTACATTTTATCCTCATCCGCGACTGGTTACAAAACCCGACGAAACAAACTTAAGATTGCTAACTACCCTCGAAGAAAAAAAACAACTTTTTGCCAGCCTGGGGATTGATCATCTGATTGTATATCCCTTTACAAAGGAATTCTCAGAACTCACCTATACTGAGTTTGTTAAGCATATTCTGGTAGATAAAATCAAAACCCATTGTTTGGTTGTTGGTTACGATCACAAATTTGGAAAAGACAGGCAGGGTGGTTTTGAGTACCTTAAAGAATGCGCCTTAAAATACAATTTTGAGATTGAAAAGCTGGAACCGTTGTTATTGAATGATATTCATATCAGTTCAACCAAAATAAGAGAAGCCTTACAAGAAGGAGATGTAAAAACTGCAAATAAATACCTGGGCTACGAATTTACTTTACATGGCACCGTAGTGGAAGGCAAACGACTGGGGCGGCAAATAGGTTTTCCTACAGCAAACATTGAGTCTTCTGATATTCACAAACTTATCCCCGGTTACGGTGTTTACGCGGTAAAAATATTTTTGGAAGGTATTGAACACTCTGGAATGTTGAATATTGGTACTCGTCCTACCTTTAACCAGAACGCCGACAACAGAAGTATTGAAGTAAATATTTTTGACTTTGAAAAGGATATTTACAAAAAAGAAGCCACTCTTACTTTTGTCGATAAAATCAGGGAAGAAAAAAAATTCCCGGGAGTAGAAGCGCTGGTCGAACAACTCAAAAAAGATAAAATCACCGCCTTAAAAATACTTTCTGCAAAATCCTAA